A window from Corynebacterium accolens encodes these proteins:
- a CDS encoding metal-dependent transcriptional regulator has product MRDLVDTTEMYLRTIYELEEEGITPLRARIAERLEQSGPTVSQTVARMERDGLLHVRSDRSLDLTEKGRELATAVMRKHRLAERLLTDVLGLDISKVHDEACRWEHVMSEEVEKRMVSVLDDPSRSPFGNPIPALAELGFQVPEPSIGTRAIDLPDGEEKSAKIIQINEILQVDEATFRELAEAGIRIGTEVTVVNNGGTISLTTPSGKVITLADDLAHAVRVEV; this is encoded by the coding sequence GTGAGGGACCTCGTTGATACTACTGAGATGTACCTTCGAACCATTTATGAATTGGAAGAAGAAGGCATCACTCCCCTGCGCGCCCGGATTGCGGAACGCCTAGAGCAATCCGGACCTACCGTATCCCAAACCGTTGCTCGCATGGAGCGCGATGGCCTCCTCCACGTTCGTTCGGACAGGAGCTTGGATCTAACCGAAAAGGGACGCGAACTGGCTACGGCAGTGATGCGCAAGCACCGACTCGCGGAGCGTTTGCTTACTGATGTCCTCGGACTCGATATCAGCAAGGTCCACGATGAGGCCTGCCGCTGGGAGCACGTGATGAGCGAGGAGGTGGAAAAGCGCATGGTATCGGTCCTCGATGACCCCAGCCGCTCGCCTTTTGGCAACCCCATTCCGGCGCTGGCAGAACTGGGCTTCCAGGTCCCCGAGCCATCGATCGGGACGAGGGCTATCGATCTCCCCGATGGCGAAGAGAAGTCCGCCAAGATTATCCAGATTAACGAGATCTTGCAGGTGGATGAGGCCACCTTCCGGGAACTCGCAGAGGCTGGCATCCGCATCGGTACCGAGGTCACCGTGGTCAATAATGGCGGCACGATTTCGCTTACCACTCCCTCGGGTAAGGTCATCACCTTGGCAGATGATCTCGCACACGCCGTGCGCGTGGAGGTCTAG
- the galE gene encoding UDP-glucose 4-epimerase GalE, whose translation MKLLVTGGAGYVGSVCSAVLVEQGHDVTIIDNFSTGNRDAVPPSARVVEGDVADKAAEVLGEGGFEGVLHFAARSLVGESVEKPDEYWQHNVVTTLRLLNAMRDNDVKSLVFSSTAATYGEPEQVPITEDMPTQPTNPYGASKLAIDYMITSFAQAFGLAATSLRYFNVAGAYGSIGENREIETHLIPIVLQVALGHRDKIFMFGTDWDTPDGTPVRDYIHIRDLADAHVLALHSNAPGTHRIYNLGSGEGYSVKQVIEMCRKVTGHEIPAEIAPRRAGDPATLIASSDKIKRELDWNPQRTDLETIVTDAWNFTRQLGDRAHSARR comes from the coding sequence ATGAAGCTTTTGGTTACCGGCGGTGCTGGCTATGTCGGRAGCGTGTGTTCCGCAGTCCTCGTTGAGCAAGGCCACGACGTCACCATTATCGATAACTTTTCTACGGGCAATAGGGATGCCGTGCCGCCCTCGGCCCGCGTGGTAGAAGGCGATGTGGCCGACAAAGCCGCAGAGGTACTGGGTGAGGGTGGCTTCGAGGGCGTCCTCCACTTCGCCGCCCGCTCGCTCGTCGGTGAATCCGTGGAAAAGCCGGACGAATATTGGCAGCACAACGTCGTAACCACGTTGCGCTTGCTCAACGCCATGCGCGATAACGATGTCAAAAGCCTCGTCTTTTCTTCCACCGCAGCCACCTACGGCGAACCGGAGCAGGTCCCTATTACTGAGGACATGCCGACCCAGCCCACGAACCCCTATGGCGCTAGCAAATTGGCTATCGACTACATGATTACCTCTTTTGCACAGGCCTTTGGGCTCGCGGCAACGTCCCTGCGCTATTTCAACGTCGCTGGCGCCTACGGCTCTATCGGCGAAAACCGCGAGATTGAAACCCACCTCATCCCCATTGTCCTGCAGGTTGCTCTGGGGCACCGCGATAAGATTTTCATGTTTGGCACGGATTGGGATACCCCGGATGGAACGCCGGTGCGCGACTACATCCACATCCGCGATCTTGCCGATGCCCACGTGCTTGCCCTCCACAGCAATGCCCCTGGCACCCACCGGATCTATAACTTGGGTTCCGGGGAGGGATACTCCGTCAAGCAGGTCATCGAGATGTGCCGGAAAGTCACCGGCCACGAGATCCCGGCGGAGATCGCCCCGCGCCGTGCCGGAGACCCAGCCACGCTGATTGCCTCCTCAGATAAGATCAAGCGGGAGCTGGACTGGAATCCCCAGCGCACCGACCTGGAAACCATCGTGACCGACGCGTGGAATTTCACGCGCCAGCTGGGCGATCGGGCGCATTCGGCGCGGCGCTAA
- a CDS encoding L-serine ammonia-lyase, with product MFISIFDMFKIGIGPSSSHTLGPMKAGKAFVDELKEKGLMDKVTRVQANVYGSLSLTGVGHSTDKAILLGLAGEEPESVDIDGISAFMKEVNQSETLLLGGTHTVSFPKDGGFYFHDEYLPMHENGMCLIAFAGEEDILHKTYYSVGGGFIVKQEDFAMRGQDTVDVPFAYSSAEELLALCETNNMTLPELGRANERALHSDEDIDEHLRKVRDVMYTGIKRGSTTDGPLPGALLVPRRAAALKRRLEQSDPHDGLNILSWVNMFALAISEENAACGRVVTAPTNGACGVVPAVLAYFDEFVEPVTPSMFADYIFACNHIAALYKMNASISGAEVGCQGEIGVACSMAAAGLAQLMGATPEQVCVAAEIGMEHKLGLTCDPVLGQVQVPCIERNAVAAVDAITSARMALDRESKPCVSLDEVIWTMYNTGKDINAKYRETSQGGLALAVHPPIPVCG from the coding sequence ATGTTCATCAGCATCTTCGATATGTTCAAGATTGGTATCGGCCCCTCAAGCTCACACACGCTTGGGCCAATGAAAGCCGGCAAGGCCTTCGTCGATGAGCTCAAAGAAAAAGGCCTCATGGATAAGGTCACCCGCGTCCAGGCTAACGTCTACGGCTCCCTGTCCTTGACTGGTGTGGGCCACTCCACCGATAAGGCCATCCTGTTGGGCCTGGCCGGCGAAGAACCAGAAAGCGTCGATATCGACGGCATCTCCGCCTTCATGAAAGAGGTCAACCAGAGCGAAACGCTCCTGCTCGGTGGCACGCACACGGTGAGCTTCCCCAAGGACGGCGGCTTTTACTTCCACGATGAATACCTCCCCATGCACGAAAACGGCATGTGCCTTATCGCCTTTGCCGGCGAGGAAGACATCCTGCACAAGACCTACTACTCGGTAGGCGGCGGGTTCATCGTCAAGCAAGAAGACTTCGCCATGCGCGGCCAAGATACCGTCGACGTTCCATTCGCTTATTCCAGCGCGGAAGAACTACTGGCGCTGTGCGAAACCAATAATATGACGCTGCCGGAGCTCGGTCGGGCCAACGAACGGGCGCTGCACAGCGACGAGGACATCGACGAGCACCTGCGCAAGGTCCGCGATGTCATGTACACCGGCATCAAGCGCGGCTCCACCACCGATGGCCCGCTCCCCGGTGCCCTGCTCGTACCGCGCCGCGCCGCCGCCCTGAAGCGCAGGCTGGAACAATCCGACCCGCACGATGGCCTCAACATTTTGAGCTGGGTGAATATGTTTGCCCTGGCCATTTCGGAGGAAAATGCCGCGTGTGGCCGCGTCGTCACCGCACCCACCAACGGCGCATGCGGCGTCGTGCCTGCGGTGCTGGCCTATTTCGATGAATTCGTCGAGCCGGTTACCCCGAGCATGTTCGCGGATTATATCTTCGCCTGCAACCACATCGCCGCGCTCTACAAGATGAATGCCTCCATTTCCGGTGCGGAAGTAGGCTGCCAAGGAGAAATCGGCGTCGCTTGTTCCATGGCCGCGGCCGGGTTGGCCCAACTGATGGGGGCAACGCCGGAACAGGTCTGCGTGGCGGCCGAAATCGGCATGGAACACAAATTGGGCCTGACCTGTGACCCGGTCCTCGGCCAGGTGCAAGTCCCTTGCATCGAGCGCAATGCCGTAGCGGCGGTAGACGCCATCACCAGCGCACGCATGGCCCTGGACCGCGAAAGCAAGCCGTGTGTCAGCCTCGATGAGGTCATCTGGACTATGTACAACACCGGCAAGGATATCAACGCCAAGTACAGGGAAACCTCACAAGGCGGCCTCGCCCTTGCCGTCCACCCACCTATCCCGGTATGTGGTTAA
- a CDS encoding PAC2 family protein, with translation MHEEERSMYELEYPAPVVKDNSGEGKGPTMIVAMHGYADAGQAVESSADHLKAALENRQLASFNSDELIDYRSRRPAVTIDNDRALEVEPMDLGLKVLRDNSGKSFLLLSGPEPDMRWDAFTTAVVKLVEKFDIEDTIMLYAAPMPVPHTRPTVVTAHGTASRLTDSMVKMDSTMMVPGAAALYIEKALADKGRTVAGYTAHVPHYLAASPYPQATLELLGSVAKAAQLNIPLGSIEADISRVEGQLDEQVNGSEEIEGVVQQLEQQYDAFMERYRQEHPQAIMPGEEAVPSAEEISEEFEAFLASLDEDDSEEIIHTDIDDREDSADDDDDRDLGDDI, from the coding sequence ATGCACGAAGAAGAGCGCAGCATGTACGAATTGGAGTACCCCGCTCCGGTGGTCAAGGACAATTCCGGTGAAGGAAAAGGCCCCACCATGATTGTTGCCATGCACGGCTATGCCGATGCGGGCCAGGCCGTTGAGTCGAGCGCCGATCACCTCAAGGCCGCGCTGGAAAACCGCCAGCTAGCCTCCTTTAACTCTGATGAGCTCATCGATTATCGCTCCCGCCGCCCCGCCGTCACCATCGATAATGACCGGGCACTCGAGGTAGAACCCATGGATTTGGGCTTGAAGGTGCTCCGGGATAATTCCGGCAAGTCCTTCCTCCTTCTGTCTGGCCCCGAGCCGGATATGCGCTGGGACGCATTTACCACGGCGGTGGTCAAGCTGGTGGAGAAATTCGATATTGAAGACACCATCATGCTCTACGCTGCGCCGATGCCCGTACCGCACACCCGCCCCACCGTGGTCACCGCGCACGGTACTGCCTCCCGCCTGACGGACAGCATGGTCAAGATGGATTCGACCATGATGGTTCCGGGCGCCGCGGCGCTCTATATAGAAAAGGCCCTAGCGGATAAGGGCCGGACGGTGGCGGGCTATACCGCGCACGTGCCGCACTACTTGGCCGCGTCCCCCTACCCGCAGGCGACCCTGGAGCTCCTTGGCTCTGTGGCTAAGGCCGCCCAACTCAATATCCCGCTGGGCAGCATCGAGGCGGATATTTCCCGCGTCGAGGGCCAGCTGGATGAGCAGGTCAATGGCTCCGAAGAGATTGAGGGCGTGGTCCAGCAATTGGAGCAGCAGTACGATGCCTTCATGGAACGCTACCGCCAGGAGCACCCGCAAGCCATCATGCCGGGCGAGGAAGCCGTGCCCAGCGCTGAGGAAATCAGCGAAGAATTCGAAGCCTTCCTCGCCTCGCTCGATGAAGACGATAGCGAGGAGATTATTCACACGGATATCGATGACCGCGAAGACTCTGCCGACGATGACGATGACAGAGACTTAGGCGACGATATCTAA
- a CDS encoding DUF4192 domain-containing protein, whose product MKITTPLQPIRTPGDILANIPGILGFFPAESIVLISIEPTPAGRTMGPVARIDLSDVPAALPEIMSAFHCGNPEVVLGFIISQREEVELWEMIESLYHFEDDEGTGIDACWLVEEIATSTAYDLVFGFSTGNGKGPMQAWTEGTIPAISTSSSMRACVENGTLPELSRDELVQQFAPHNPYFGHEEIGSMQRCAEELSRQMRAGHGYGTTDPTRVVQHLIADVQYVLSEVETLEETLDNEELLCVGAMWMSTTWMRDLVIRDLVESPHAAGTLLLATARTFGGTIRFNALALFAATQVAQKFGLYAGPALTVAIDEAPGHNLSQLIAQAYRSGMGERLITSLSRGCDAAREAAGIDADGFV is encoded by the coding sequence ATGAAGATCACAACACCACTACAGCCCATCCGTACACCCGGCGATATCCTTGCCAATATTCCAGGAATCCTCGGATTCTTCCCAGCAGAGTCCATCGTGCTCATCTCCATCGAACCAACCCCAGCAGGCCGCACCATGGGTCCTGTCGCGCGCATAGACTTGTCCGATGTCCCCGCCGCCCTGCCAGAAATCATGAGCGCCTTTCACTGCGGCAACCCGGAAGTAGTCCTAGGCTTTATCATTTCCCAGCGCGAGGAAGTAGAGCTCTGGGAGATGATCGAATCGCTCTACCACTTCGAAGATGACGAGGGCACCGGAATCGATGCCTGCTGGCTGGTAGAAGAAATTGCAACGTCCACCGCCTACGACCTCGTCTTTGGCTTTAGCACCGGAAATGGCAAGGGCCCTATGCAGGCGTGGACTGAGGGAACCATTCCCGCTATTTCCACCAGTTCCTCTATGCGCGCCTGCGTAGAAAACGGCACCTTGCCGGAGCTTTCCCGCGACGAGCTTGTCCAACAATTCGCCCCGCACAACCCTTACTTCGGGCACGAAGAAATCGGGTCCATGCAGCGCTGCGCTGAGGAATTGTCGCGGCAGATGCGCGCCGGCCACGGCTACGGCACAACGGATCCAACGCGGGTGGTCCAACACCTCATCGCGGATGTGCAGTATGTATTAAGCGAGGTAGAGACGCTGGAAGAGACCCTAGACAACGAAGAATTACTCTGCGTGGGAGCGATGTGGATGTCGACGACGTGGATGCGCGACTTGGTCATCCGGGACCTCGTCGAATCCCCGCACGCGGCCGGTACCTTGCTCCTCGCCACGGCGCGCACCTTTGGCGGCACCATCCGCTTTAACGCGCTGGCGCTATTTGCCGCGACCCAGGTGGCGCAGAAATTCGGGCTCTATGCCGGCCCGGCGCTTACCGTCGCCATCGATGAGGCACCGGGGCACAATTTAAGCCAGCTCATCGCCCAGGCCTATCGCAGCGGAATGGGAGAACGCCTCATTACCAGCCTGAGCCGCGGTTGTGACGCGGCGCGGGAGGCAGCAGGTATTGATGCCGATGGCTTTGTGTAG
- a CDS encoding helix-turn-helix transcriptional regulator, translating to MLQLMNLSSSHAPEENFLEQYIPLVDFLGQAMGPNTEIVLHDLDVPDKSIIAIANGHISGRELGGPVTDFALWFMKQGDAAAVPMMTGYRAVNSEGKVCRSSSYFLRDATGHMRGMLCINVELSELIQIRDAANALIGGTEPAIDKAKAFGGYPGTTAPQRTPAPEAPAQKKPEAPYSESLRSNVEHLLDSMLDSAISTHSTPVESMQRHERLEVIASLEDAGFFLLKGGIAAAATRLGVSEPTVYRYLVQVRG from the coding sequence ATGCTTCAGCTGATGAATCTTTCTAGCAGCCATGCCCCCGAAGAAAACTTCCTCGAGCAGTACATACCACTCGTCGATTTCCTCGGTCAGGCCATGGGCCCCAACACCGAAATCGTGCTCCATGATCTCGATGTACCCGATAAATCCATCATCGCCATTGCCAATGGGCACATTTCCGGCCGCGAACTAGGCGGCCCGGTCACAGACTTTGCGCTCTGGTTCATGAAACAGGGCGACGCCGCGGCCGTTCCTATGATGACGGGGTACCGCGCGGTCAATAGCGAGGGAAAAGTCTGCCGCTCCTCGAGCTATTTCCTGCGCGATGCCACCGGCCATATGCGCGGCATGCTTTGCATCAATGTGGAATTATCCGAGCTTATCCAGATCCGCGATGCGGCTAACGCGTTGATAGGCGGTACCGAGCCGGCCATCGATAAGGCGAAGGCCTTCGGCGGCTACCCCGGCACCACCGCACCGCAGCGCACTCCCGCCCCGGAAGCACCCGCGCAGAAAAAGCCGGAGGCACCTTACAGCGAATCGCTGCGCTCCAACGTCGAGCATCTCTTGGACTCCATGCTGGATTCCGCGATTTCTACGCACTCCACCCCGGTCGAGTCGATGCAGCGCCACGAACGGCTAGAGGTCATCGCTTCCCTCGAGGATGCTGGCTTCTTCCTCCTCAAAGGCGGCATCGCCGCGGCGGCCACCCGGCTCGGCGTATCTGAACCCACGGTCTATCGCTACCTCGTACAGGTCCGCGGCTAA
- a CDS encoding DEAD/DEAH box helicase: MNLSQQLPDLTEVPESLIDEAIWDTFNSWTTSKGINLYPAQEEALLGILARDNVILATPTGSGKSMVANAAHFIALARRQRSFYTAPIKALVSEKFFALCEIFGAENVGMMTGDATVNGNAPIIAATAEIVANIALRDGAEANIDQVVMDEFHYYSDPDRGWAWQVPLLELPKAQFLLMSATLGDTDWLQEDLTRRTGRETNLVAGSTRPVPLDFSYVFSAVHETIEELLAHNKAPIYVVHFSQREAAERAQALTSLSGIISKEEKENIAEEIGGFRFTTAFXKDLSKLLRKGIGIHHAGMLPKYRRLVERLAQRGLLKVICGTDTLGVGINVPIRTVLMTGLAKFDGQRQRILKSREFHQIAGRAGRAGYDTEGTVVVEAPEHEIENAKARRRIGDDPKRLKKLKKKSAREGEVSWSEKTFARLTEAEPEQLTSQFRVSNSMLLNVLARHGDGYAHMRHLLRDNHDPRSKQNKDILTALDLFRGLVDSGVVQKSTKGLDIYGRPYHLVRELPRDFALNQPLGPFALAALSLLDPEAESYHLDVISVFEAILDDPRQVLQAQQKKRRGEEIAALKADGVDYTDRMNIVEDITWPKPLEELLEQAYDTFAETNAWVKEFELRPKSVVRDMVENAMTFSDLVATYGLARSEGVILRYLTDAWRTLKQSIPDEYTTPQIEDIIIWLGELIRQVDSSLVDEWAQMVGEDSPIDQDTLDRELAFGVEDPTALTANRRAFGIMVRNYMFRLAQLFALEEEDRLAEVLDYLDEVPDFGAVLDDYFDEYDDIDTGPEARGPEYFRLEESSSRSWPVRQIIKDPAGDRAYQFVATVDLDASDEAGEVRLSELRVEY, translated from the coding sequence GTGAACTTATCTCAACAGCTGCCAGATTTAACGGAAGTCCCCGAGTCCCTCATCGATGAGGCCATTTGGGATACTTTTAACTCGTGGACCACCAGCAAGGGAATCAATCTATATCCCGCGCAGGAGGAGGCCTTGCTCGGTATCCTGGCCAGAGATAACGTTATCCTCGCGACCCCAACGGGTTCGGGAAAGTCCATGGTGGCCAACGCCGCCCACTTCATCGCCCTCGCCCGCCGGCAGCGGAGCTTTTATACCGCGCCCATTAAGGCGCTGGTAAGCGAGAAGTTCTTTGCGCTGTGTGAAATCTTCGGCGCGGAGAACGTGGGCATGATGACTGGCGATGCCACCGTAAACGGCAACGCCCCCATCATCGCCGCCACCGCCGAGATCGTTGCGAATATCGCGCTTCGCGATGGCGCCGAGGCCAACATCGACCAGGTGGTGATGGATGAATTCCACTACTACTCCGATCCTGATCGCGGCTGGGCATGGCAGGTGCCGCTCCTAGAACTGCCCAAGGCGCAATTCCTCTTAATGTCGGCCACGCTAGGTGATACCGACTGGCTGCAGGAAGATCTCACCCGCCGCACAGGGCGCGAGACCAATCTGGTGGCTGGGTCCACCCGCCCGGTGCCGCTGGATTTCTCGTATGTTTTTAGCGCGGTGCACGAAACCATCGAAGAGCTACTCGCTCATAATAAGGCGCCCATTTACGTTGTGCACTTTTCCCAGCGCGAGGCCGCCGAACGGGCCCAAGCCCTGACCTCGCTGTCTGGCATCATTAGCAAAGAGGAAAAGGAAAACATCGCTGAAGAAATCGGCGGGTTCCGCTTTACCACTGCCTTTKGCAAAGACCTCTCAAAGTTGCTTCGCAAGGGCATTGGCATCCACCACGCGGGAATGCTGCCCAAGTACCGGCGGCTTGTGGAGCGCCTCGCGCAACGCGGCCTTCTCAAGGTCATTTGCGGTACCGATACCCTGGGAGTGGGCATCAATGTGCCCATCCGCACCGTATTGATGACCGGCCTGGCCAAATTTGATGGGCAACGCCAGCGCATCTTGAAATCCCGCGAATTCCACCAGATTGCGGGGCGCGCTGGGCGTGCGGGCTACGACACGGAAGGCACCGTCGTCGTCGAGGCCCCCGAACATGAGATTGAAAATGCCAAGGCCCGCAGGCGCATTGGCGATGACCCGAAGCGGCTCAAGAAGCTTAAGAAAAAGTCCGCACGCGAGGGCGAAGTCTCTTGGTCCGAGAAGACCTTTGCGCGGCTGACGGAAGCAGAACCAGAGCAGTTGACCTCGCAATTCCGGGTCTCGAATTCGATGCTGCTCAATGTCTTAGCCCGCCACGGCGATGGTTATGCGCATATGCGCCACCTCTTGCGCGATAATCACGATCCCCGCAGCAAGCAGAATAAAGATATCCTCACCGCCCTCGACCTCTTCCGTGGATTGGTGGATTCCGGGGTGGTCCAAAAATCCACCAAGGGGCTGGATATCTACGGCCGCCCCTACCACCTCGTGCGGGAGTTGCCGCGCGACTTTGCCCTGAACCAGCCCCTCGGCCCCTTTGCCTTGGCCGCGCTCTCCCTGTTGGACCCGGAGGCGGAAAGCTATCACCTTGATGTGATCTCGGTCTTTGAGGCGATCCTCGATGATCCCCGGCAGGTGCTGCAGGCCCAGCAGAAGAAGCGGCGCGGGGAGGAAATTGCCGCCCTCAAGGCGGACGGGGTGGACTACACCGACCGCATGAATATCGTGGAGGATATTACCTGGCCCAAGCCCCTAGAGGAGCTGCTCGAGCAGGCCTACGATACCTTTGCGGAGACCAATGCGTGGGTGAAGGAATTCGAGCTGCGGCCCAAATCCGTGGTGCGCGACATGGTGGAAAACGCCATGACCTTCTCAGACTTGGTGGCCACTTACGGCTTAGCCCGGTCTGAGGGCGTTATTCTCCGCTACCTCACCGATGCCTGGCGCACCCTCAAACAGTCCATCCCCGATGAATATACGACGCCCCAAATTGAAGACATCATTATCTGGTTGGGCGAGCTTATCCGCCAGGTGGATTCCTCGCTTGTCGATGAATGGGCGCAGATGGTCGGCGAGGACTCCCCCATCGATCAAGATACGCTCGACCGCGAGCTGGCCTTCGGCGTCGAAGATCCTACTGCGCTTACCGCTAACCGACGCGCCTTTGGCATCATGGTGCGCAATTACATGTTCCGCCTCGCGCAACTCTTCGCGCTGGAGGAAGAAGACCGCCTGGCCGAGGTATTGGATTATCTGGACGAGGTCCCCGATTTTGGCGCCGTCTTGGATGACTACTTTGACGAATACGACGATATTGATACCGGCCCTGAGGCGCGCGGCCCGGAGTACTTCCGGTTGGAAGAATCCAGCTCCCGCAGCTGGCCCGTGCGGCAAATTATCAAGGACCCGGCAGGAGATCGCGCCTATCAATTCGTCGCCACGGTCGATCTGGATGCCTCCGATGAAGCCGGTGAAGTCCGCCTGTCGGAGTTGCGCGTCGAGTATTAA
- a CDS encoding sigma-70 family RNA polymerase sigma factor, protein MTNPSXNTANGTSTATTDEEQEVDRGSRRNQTNDNPSADLVRVYLNGIGKTDLLSAEDEVELAQTIEVGLYAEYKLNNAEKLTRAEKRDLKILAREGKKARSHLLEANLRLVVSLAKRYTGRGMPLLDLIQEGNLGLIRAMEKFDYAKGFKFSTYATWWIRQAITRGMADQSRTIRLPVHLVEQVNKLSRIKREMYQSLGREATNEELSEESGIDENKIEMLLRQSRDPVSLDMPVGTDEEAPLGDFIEDAEATDAETAVVASMRHSDIRGVIDTLEKREQDVIRLRYGLDDGVPRTLDQIGRRFGLSRERVRQIEREVMAKLRDGNRADRLREYAL, encoded by the coding sequence ATGACRAAYCCATCYSCCAACACCGCCAATGGCACTTCGACTGCCACTACTGATGAAGAACAGGAAGTAGACCGCGGGTCTCGCCGCAATCAAACCAATGACAATCCCTCCGCGGACTTGGTACGCGTCTACCTCAACGGAATCGGTAAGACCGACCTGCTCAGTGCCGAGGACGAGGTTGAACTCGCGCAAACCATCGAGGTAGGCCTGTACGCAGAATACAAGCTCAATAATGCAGAGAAGCTGACGCGCGCAGAAAAGCGCGACCTGAAGATCTTGGCCCGCGAAGGCAAGAAGGCCCGCTCCCACCTGCTGGAGGCAAACCTTCGCCTCGTAGTCTCCCTGGCCAAGCGTTACACCGGCCGCGGAATGCCGCTATTGGACCTCATCCAAGAGGGAAACCTGGGCCTCATCCGCGCCATGGAAAAGTTCGATTACGCCAAGGGCTTTAAGTTCTCCACCTACGCCACGTGGTGGATCCGTCAGGCCATTACCCGCGGCATGGCCGACCAATCGCGCACCATCCGCCTGCCAGTCCACCTGGTGGAACAGGTGAATAAGCTTTCCCGCATCAAGCGTGAGATGTATCAGTCCTTGGGCCGCGAGGCGACCAATGAGGAGCTGTCTGAAGAATCCGGCATCGATGAGAACAAGATCGAGATGCTGCTGCGCCAGTCCCGCGATCCCGTCTCGCTCGATATGCCCGTCGGCACCGATGAGGAAGCCCCATTGGGTGACTTCATCGAGGATGCTGAGGCCACCGATGCTGAGACCGCCGTCGTGGCCTCCATGCGCCACTCCGATATCCGCGGCGTCATCGACACCCTAGAAAAGCGCGAGCAGGACGTCATTCGCCTGCGCTACGGCTTGGATGACGGCGTGCCACGCACCCTTGACCAGATTGGTCGCCGGTTCGGGCTCTCCCGCGAACGCGTACGCCAAATCGAGCGTGAGGTCATGGCAAAGTTGCGCGATGGCAACCGCGCCGACCGCCTGCGCGAGTACGCGCTATAG